The following coding sequences are from one Achromobacter sp. B7 window:
- a CDS encoding FimV family protein encodes MTQRSRHVKHARRLKTLQWAIALAIGSSMCSSALAMRVGHSRVVSAPGAPLQAVVGLQELTPDEVSSLKVSVADEAAWQRAGLKPPVPLASMVVRIEDGIDATRKNLRVRGTQPPASGAVDLLLDITSSSGQRQVQVSVLVPLRGTGADVTPASVGGAARAGGSTATVNVKQGDNLFAIAQRNAVPNASVYQMLVALWRANPDAFIQNNMNLVRAGQKLKIPDAATVRAIDPAEARRIFNEHAEAFAKYRARVGAAAGANPSVVKGQDAASGSVAQPGDTGVATPAPTQDRVRLSTGLAAGGAVAQADAQADAKTSNERALKDVEGRVNQLQSNVDELNKAVAQQGGSGTSGAGGTGAAGGAGASASAGGTGATGASGATGGSGAAGGSGAAGGSGAAGTPGATGAPGATGAPGTAGAPGATGAPGAAGTPGATGASGAAGSPGAAGASGAAGTPGATGASGAAGTPGAAGASGAAGTPGTAGSSGVAGTPGAAGTPGAAGTPGAAGTPGGAGSTNNTGATGAAGATGTPGSPAASGVAGATAPAGAAGPASTPGGAGSAAAPGAAGATGAAGSPGATGSPGATGSPGAPGASSSDSARTGTPPDNAKDLSSSMPSWLADNLLVIVTALLALIAFAIAWLLRRAGARRDDDDEDTYAFNEPVLDTAALNRKLDTINLDLDEPPTDEPRRVSGPRV; translated from the coding sequence ATGACCCAGCGTTCGCGCCATGTGAAGCATGCCCGCCGTTTGAAAACCCTTCAATGGGCGATCGCGTTGGCGATTGGGTCGAGCATGTGCAGTTCGGCGCTGGCCATGCGGGTCGGGCATTCCCGCGTGGTGTCGGCACCGGGCGCGCCGTTGCAGGCGGTGGTTGGTTTGCAGGAATTGACGCCCGATGAGGTGTCGTCGTTGAAGGTGTCGGTGGCGGATGAAGCCGCCTGGCAGCGCGCCGGCCTGAAGCCGCCGGTGCCGTTGGCCAGCATGGTGGTCCGCATTGAAGACGGCATCGACGCCACGCGCAAGAACCTGCGCGTGCGCGGCACGCAGCCGCCGGCCAGCGGCGCGGTCGACCTGCTCTTGGACATCACTTCAAGTTCCGGCCAGCGCCAGGTGCAGGTCAGCGTATTGGTGCCCCTGCGCGGCACCGGCGCCGACGTGACGCCGGCCTCGGTGGGCGGCGCGGCGCGCGCGGGGGGCAGTACCGCGACGGTCAATGTGAAGCAGGGCGACAATCTCTTTGCCATTGCGCAGCGCAACGCCGTGCCCAACGCCTCGGTGTATCAGATGCTGGTGGCGTTGTGGCGCGCGAATCCAGACGCCTTTATTCAGAACAACATGAACCTGGTGCGCGCCGGGCAAAAGCTGAAGATTCCGGATGCGGCCACGGTTCGGGCGATTGATCCGGCCGAAGCGCGCCGCATCTTTAACGAACATGCCGAAGCGTTTGCCAAGTACCGCGCCAGGGTCGGCGCGGCGGCAGGCGCCAATCCGTCGGTGGTGAAGGGGCAGGACGCGGCATCCGGCTCCGTGGCGCAACCTGGTGATACGGGCGTGGCAACGCCCGCTCCAACCCAGGACCGTGTGCGCTTGTCGACCGGGCTGGCGGCAGGAGGCGCGGTCGCGCAGGCGGATGCGCAAGCCGACGCGAAGACATCGAACGAGCGCGCACTGAAAGACGTTGAAGGCCGCGTGAATCAGCTGCAAAGCAATGTGGACGAGTTGAACAAGGCCGTGGCGCAGCAGGGCGGTTCGGGAACCTCGGGCGCGGGCGGCACCGGCGCGGCGGGCGGTGCGGGAGCCTCCGCAAGCGCAGGGGGCACGGGCGCGACGGGCGCTTCCGGTGCGACGGGCGGTTCCGGTGCGGCAGGCGGTTCGGGCGCAGCGGGCGGTTCGGGTGCAGCCGGTACTCCGGGCGCAACTGGTGCTCCGGGCGCAACTGGTGCTCCGGGCACGGCGGGCGCTCCCGGCGCGACGGGCGCTCCCGGCGCGGCCGGTACCCCGGGTGCAACGGGCGCTTCCGGCGCGGCCGGTTCCCCGGGTGCAGCGGGCGCTTCCGGCGCGGCCGGTACCCCAGGTGCAACGGGCGCTTCTGGCGCGGCGGGTACCCCAGGTGCAGCGGGCGCTTCTGGCGCAGCTGGTACCCCAGGTACGGCGGGCAGTTCCGGCGTAGCCGGTACTCCGGGTGCAGCGGGCACTCCCGGCGCCGCAGGTACTCCCGGCGCAGCGGGCACCCCAGGCGGTGCCGGTTCGACGAATAATACCGGCGCGACCGGCGCGGCGGGTGCGACTGGTACGCCCGGTAGCCCGGCCGCGTCCGGCGTTGCAGGCGCCACGGCGCCCGCGGGCGCGGCGGGTCCGGCCAGCACACCGGGCGGGGCCGGTAGCGCCGCAGCTCCAGGTGCAGCGGGCGCAACCGGCGCCGCAGGCTCTCCAGGCGCCACCGGCTCTCCAGGCGCCACCGGATCACCCGGCGCGCCTGGTGCATCCTCCTCGGACAGCGCCCGTACGGGCACGCCGCCCGACAACGCCAAAGACCTCTCCAGCAGCATGCCCAGCTGGCTGGCGGACAATCTTCTCGTCATCGTTACCGCCTTGTTGGCGTTGATCGCCTTCGCGATCGCCTGGCTGCTGCGTCGCGCCGGCGCGCGTCGCGACGACGATGACGAGGATACCTACGCCTTTAACGAGCCGGTGCTGGACACGGCAGCGCTGAACCGCAAGCTCGATACGATCAATCTCGACCTGGACGAACCGCCCACGGACGAACCGCGCCGAGTCAGCGGTCCACGGGTTTGA
- the truA gene encoding tRNA pseudouridine(38-40) synthase TruA: MSRVALGLAYDGSAWQGWQTQPHRQTVQDTLESALAKFSGVQGVVPTICAGRTDTGVHGAMQVVHLDTELDRRMESWVRGVNAFLPSSVSVQWAQQVSDEFHARFSARARTYVYLLWRGRVRPALWAGRAGWCFQPLDVQAMRAAAQALVGEHDFSSFRSSQCQAKHPVRQMHRLEIAERGPFLVFTLKANAFLHHMVRNIMGALLQVGQGRESVDWMAQLLSWRDRTRGAPTFAPDGLYLAAIDYPAEFGLEELDGGSTLLSPFTQSY, translated from the coding sequence ATGTCTAGAGTTGCATTGGGGCTGGCGTATGACGGCTCCGCTTGGCAGGGTTGGCAGACGCAGCCGCACCGGCAAACGGTGCAGGACACACTGGAGTCTGCCTTGGCAAAATTCTCCGGCGTGCAGGGCGTGGTGCCCACGATATGCGCGGGCCGCACCGATACCGGGGTGCACGGCGCGATGCAGGTGGTACACCTGGACACCGAGTTGGACCGGCGCATGGAGTCCTGGGTACGCGGTGTGAATGCGTTTCTGCCGTCCAGCGTGTCGGTGCAATGGGCGCAACAAGTGTCCGACGAATTTCATGCGCGTTTTTCCGCGCGCGCCCGCACCTATGTGTACCTGCTGTGGCGCGGCCGGGTGCGGCCGGCTCTGTGGGCCGGGCGGGCCGGTTGGTGCTTTCAACCGCTGGATGTGCAAGCCATGCGTGCCGCCGCGCAGGCCCTGGTCGGCGAACACGATTTTTCAAGCTTCCGTTCTTCGCAATGCCAGGCCAAGCATCCGGTGCGCCAGATGCACCGGCTGGAAATCGCGGAACGCGGGCCGTTCCTGGTTTTCACCTTGAAGGCGAACGCGTTTTTGCATCACATGGTTCGCAACATCATGGGCGCGCTGCTGCAAGTGGGGCAGGGCAGGGAATCGGTGGACTGGATGGCGCAACTGCTGTCCTGGCGTGACCGTACGCGCGGAGCGCCCACCTTCGCGCCTGACGGCCTGTACTTGGCGGCCATTGATTACCCCGCCGAGTTCGGCTTGGAAGAGCTTGATGGCGGCTCGACGTTGTTGTCGCCGTTTACGCAGTCTTATTAG
- a CDS encoding phosphoribosylanthranilate isomerase — MRTRIKICGLTREQDIEAAVSAGVDAIGFVFYPKSKRCLTPTRAAQLRRAVPAFVDVVALFVNPAPSDVQAVLDEVHPELLQFHGDESPQDCARYGQRFLRAFRAGAPGLETAENLASYCRAFGEAAGWLFDSYSSGYGGSGHGFDYALLDDVRADPVSRPLILSGGLNGDNIGQAIEQVRPWAVDVSSGVELEQGIKSSDRISFFVDAAHAADAKMKGKK, encoded by the coding sequence ATGCGTACACGCATCAAAATCTGCGGATTGACCCGCGAACAGGACATTGAAGCCGCCGTTTCGGCCGGCGTCGATGCCATCGGCTTTGTCTTCTACCCCAAGAGCAAGCGTTGCCTGACACCGACGCGCGCGGCGCAATTGCGCCGTGCGGTGCCGGCATTTGTGGACGTCGTTGCGCTGTTCGTGAACCCGGCGCCTTCCGACGTGCAGGCCGTGCTGGACGAAGTGCATCCTGAACTGCTGCAATTTCACGGTGACGAATCCCCGCAGGATTGCGCCCGCTACGGCCAACGCTTCCTGCGCGCATTCCGCGCGGGGGCACCGGGTTTGGAAACCGCTGAAAACCTGGCGTCGTACTGCCGCGCATTCGGCGAAGCGGCGGGGTGGTTGTTCGACAGCTACAGCTCGGGATACGGTGGCAGCGGCCACGGCTTTGACTACGCGTTGCTGGACGACGTGCGCGCTGATCCCGTGTCGCGTCCCCTGATTTTGTCGGGTGGTTTGAACGGCGACAACATCGGCCAGGCGATCGAGCAAGTCAGGCCCTGGGCCGTCGATGTGAGCAGCGGCGTCGAGCTTGAGCAAGGAATAAAAAGTTCTGATAGAATCTCGTTCTTCGTTGATGCGGCACACGCCGCAGACGCGAAAATGAAGGGAAAAAAGTAG
- a CDS encoding tetratricopeptide repeat protein — protein sequence MDRSAAAELQASDKKLAEDAVRAFGSAAKASQAWVSQGYRFYQADQLGMAMRRFNQAWLLNPDNPEAYTGFAAVLHDQGKFCQAMSMMDLAISHDPPTFQGIYADAGRIAARCAAEDKTLPPEARVAATARSDEWYRKGEAVEPDKGYLYSSWATAYYWRGQYDQAWAMVVKARAAGGSPSPKFMEMLRAQMPEPRG from the coding sequence ATGGATCGGTCTGCCGCAGCCGAGTTGCAGGCCAGCGACAAGAAGCTGGCCGAGGACGCCGTCCGGGCATTTGGTTCAGCCGCCAAGGCGTCGCAGGCCTGGGTGTCGCAGGGATACCGGTTTTACCAAGCGGACCAATTGGGCATGGCGATGCGGCGGTTCAATCAGGCTTGGCTGTTGAACCCGGACAACCCCGAGGCCTATACCGGCTTTGCCGCGGTGCTGCACGACCAGGGCAAGTTTTGCCAGGCGATGAGCATGATGGATCTGGCGATCAGCCATGATCCCCCTACCTTTCAGGGCATTTACGCCGACGCGGGCCGCATTGCCGCCCGTTGCGCAGCGGAAGATAAGACGCTGCCGCCAGAGGCGCGAGTGGCGGCTACCGCGCGGTCCGACGAGTGGTATCGCAAAGGCGAAGCCGTCGAGCCCGACAAGGGGTATCTGTATTCGTCCTGGGCCACGGCGTACTACTGGCGCGGGCAATACGATCAGGCGTGGGCAATGGTGGTCAAGGCGCGCGCGGCGGGCGGATCGCCCAGCCCGAAATTCATGGAAATGCTACGCGCCCAAATGCCGGAGCCTCGCGGTTAG
- a CDS encoding YbaN family protein encodes MIKALWLALGCVMLALGVIGAFLPVMPTTIFLILAVGCFSRSSPRLEKWLLDSPTYGPPLRIWRDQKAVSRKGKTYACLGMAVGYALFWWSAHPSWPLAVGVGLFFVASAAYVLSRPAPKVSDAGGRPLQR; translated from the coding sequence ATGATCAAAGCTCTATGGTTGGCGTTGGGCTGCGTGATGCTGGCATTGGGCGTCATCGGCGCATTTTTGCCGGTCATGCCGACGACGATTTTCCTGATATTGGCGGTGGGCTGCTTTTCGCGGTCGTCCCCGCGCCTGGAAAAATGGCTGTTGGACAGTCCGACTTACGGACCGCCGCTACGCATCTGGCGCGACCAGAAGGCGGTGTCGCGTAAAGGCAAGACGTACGCCTGCCTGGGAATGGCCGTGGGATACGCTTTGTTTTGGTGGAGCGCGCACCCGTCGTGGCCGTTGGCCGTTGGTGTAGGCCTGTTCTTCGTTGCCAGCGCAGCCTATGTATTGAGCCGGCCGGCGCCCAAGGTGTCCGATGCCGGTGGCCGGCCGTTGCAACGATAG
- a CDS encoding IlvD/Edd family dehydratase, giving the protein MSQIPRKLRSQKWFDDPAHADMTAIYVERYLNYGLTRQELQSGRPIIGIAQTGSDLAPCNRHHLALAERIKAGIRDAGGIPMEFPVHPLAEQGRRPTAALDRNLAYLGLVEILHGYPLDGVVLTTGCDKTTPACLMAAATVDLPAIVLSGGPMLDGWHDGQRVGSGTVIWHARNLMAAGKLDYEGFMTLATASSPSVGHCNTMGTALSMNSLAEALGMSLPTCASIPAPYRERAQMAYATGMRICDMVREDLRPSHILTREAFENAIVVASALGASSNCPPHLIAMARHAGIDLSLDDWQRLGEDVPLLVNCVPAGEHLGEGFHRAGGVPAVMHELLAAGRLHADCPTVSGRSIGDIAAASKTRDPDVIRTCEAPLKHRAGFIVLSGNFFDSAIIKMSVVGEAFRRTYLAEPGSENAFEARAIVFEGPEDYHARIEDPSLNIDEHCILVIRGAGTVGYPGSAEVVNMAPPSHLLKRGIDSLPCLGDGRQSGTSASPSILNMSPEAAVGGGLALLRTGDKIRVDLNQRSVTALVDDAEMERRKQEPPYQPPASQTPWQEIYRQMVGQLSTGGCLEPATLYLKVIETRGDPRHSH; this is encoded by the coding sequence ATGTCACAGATACCCCGCAAATTGCGCAGCCAGAAATGGTTCGACGATCCCGCGCACGCCGACATGACGGCCATTTACGTCGAACGCTACCTTAACTACGGCCTGACGCGGCAGGAACTGCAATCCGGGCGGCCGATCATCGGCATCGCCCAGACCGGCAGCGACCTGGCGCCCTGCAACCGGCATCACTTGGCGCTGGCCGAGCGCATCAAGGCGGGTATCCGCGACGCGGGCGGCATCCCCATGGAGTTCCCGGTGCATCCGCTGGCCGAACAGGGCCGGCGGCCCACCGCCGCGCTGGATCGGAACCTGGCTTATCTGGGCCTGGTCGAGATCCTGCATGGCTATCCGCTGGACGGCGTGGTCCTGACCACCGGTTGCGACAAGACCACGCCCGCCTGCCTGATGGCCGCCGCCACCGTCGACCTGCCCGCCATCGTGCTGTCGGGCGGACCGATGCTGGACGGCTGGCACGACGGCCAGCGGGTGGGTTCCGGCACGGTCATCTGGCATGCACGCAATTTGATGGCGGCGGGCAAGCTGGACTACGAGGGTTTCATGACGCTGGCGACAGCGTCATCGCCATCGGTCGGGCACTGCAACACCATGGGCACGGCGCTGTCGATGAACTCGCTGGCCGAAGCGCTGGGCATGTCCTTGCCCACGTGTGCCAGCATTCCCGCCCCCTACCGCGAACGCGCGCAGATGGCCTACGCCACCGGCATGCGCATCTGCGACATGGTGCGGGAAGACTTGCGCCCGTCGCACATCCTGACGCGCGAGGCCTTTGAGAACGCCATCGTCGTGGCCTCGGCGCTGGGCGCCTCCAGCAACTGTCCGCCCCACCTGATCGCCATGGCCCGCCACGCCGGCATCGACCTCAGCCTGGACGATTGGCAACGGCTGGGCGAAGACGTGCCCCTGCTGGTGAACTGCGTGCCGGCCGGCGAACACCTGGGCGAAGGCTTTCACCGTGCGGGCGGCGTGCCCGCCGTCATGCACGAATTGCTGGCGGCCGGCCGCCTGCACGCCGATTGCCCCACCGTATCGGGCCGCAGCATCGGCGACATCGCCGCGGCGTCCAAGACGAGGGACCCCGATGTCATCCGCACCTGCGAGGCGCCGCTCAAGCATCGCGCCGGATTCATCGTGCTGTCGGGCAACTTCTTCGACAGCGCCATCATCAAGATGTCGGTGGTGGGCGAGGCATTTCGCCGCACGTATCTAGCGGAACCCGGTTCGGAAAATGCCTTCGAGGCACGCGCCATTGTTTTTGAAGGCCCGGAGGACTATCACGCCCGCATCGAAGACCCGTCGCTGAACATCGACGAACACTGCATTCTGGTGATACGCGGCGCGGGCACCGTGGGATACCCCGGCAGCGCCGAAGTGGTCAACATGGCGCCGCCGTCGCACCTGCTCAAGCGCGGTATCGATTCACTGCCCTGCCTGGGCGATGGCCGGCAGAGCGGCACGTCGGCCAGCCCGTCGATTTTGAATATGTCGCCCGAAGCCGCCGTGGGCGGTGGCCTGGCGCTGCTGCGCACGGGCGACAAGATCCGCGTAGACCTGAACCAGCGTAGCGTGACCGCGCTGGTGGACGACGCCGAGATGGAACGGCGCAAGCAGGAACCGCCGTATCAGCCGCCGGCTTCGCAAACGCCGTGGCAGGAAATCTATCGGCAAATGGTGGGTCAATTGTCGACCGGGGGCTGCCTGGAACCGGCAACGCTTTATCTGAAAGTGATCGAGACGCGGGGCGATCCCCGGCATTCGCACTGA
- a CDS encoding TRAP transporter substrate-binding protein, protein MTYRFKTRLLVLATALSCAVAGVAAAADVKPRLIRFGYGLNEESVQGRAARFLAQELEKVSGGKLKMKTFGSANLGSDEQMQGALAGGAQEMMVGSTAPLAGMVKEFGVFDLPFLFNSEKEADAVLDGQLGQDLLKKLEAKGLVGLVYWENGFRNMTNSKRPIARAEDLQGIKLRVMQNQIALGVFNTLGANAVPMPFSELFTALETRTVDGQENPITTIQSSKFYEVQPFLTITRHVYTPWVVLASKKWWDTLSPDEQKLVRQAAEASREFERKDSRADSTKAMTTLEKAGMKINTVSPEEVARMRQKVQPVVDKYTQELGPDLIKQLNDEIQKARN, encoded by the coding sequence ATGACCTATCGATTCAAAACCCGTTTACTCGTGCTGGCCACCGCGCTGTCCTGCGCCGTTGCCGGCGTGGCCGCCGCGGCCGACGTCAAGCCGCGCCTGATCCGTTTCGGCTACGGCCTGAACGAAGAAAGCGTCCAGGGCCGCGCCGCGCGCTTCCTGGCGCAAGAGCTTGAAAAAGTCAGCGGCGGCAAGTTGAAGATGAAGACCTTCGGCTCGGCCAACCTGGGTTCCGACGAACAGATGCAAGGCGCGCTGGCGGGCGGCGCCCAGGAAATGATGGTCGGGTCCACCGCGCCGTTGGCCGGGATGGTCAAGGAATTCGGCGTGTTCGACCTGCCCTTCCTATTCAACAGCGAAAAAGAAGCCGATGCGGTGCTGGATGGGCAACTGGGCCAGGACCTGTTGAAGAAGCTGGAAGCCAAGGGGCTGGTCGGCCTTGTCTATTGGGAAAACGGCTTTCGCAACATGACCAACTCCAAGCGCCCGATCGCGCGCGCGGAAGACCTGCAAGGCATCAAGCTGCGCGTCATGCAAAACCAGATCGCGCTGGGCGTTTTCAATACGCTGGGTGCCAATGCCGTGCCCATGCCGTTCTCGGAGCTGTTCACCGCCCTGGAAACGCGCACGGTCGACGGGCAGGAAAACCCCATCACGACAATTCAAAGCAGCAAGTTCTACGAAGTGCAGCCCTTCCTGACCATCACGCGCCACGTCTATACGCCGTGGGTGGTGCTGGCGTCCAAGAAGTGGTGGGACACGCTGTCGCCCGACGAACAGAAGCTGGTGCGCCAGGCGGCCGAGGCATCGCGCGAATTTGAACGCAAGGACAGCCGCGCGGATTCCACCAAGGCCATGACCACCCTTGAAAAGGCCGGCATGAAGATCAACACCGTCAGCCCCGAGGAAGTCGCGCGCATGCGCCAGAAGGTCCAGCCGGTGGTCGACAAATACACGCAGGAACTGGGCCCCGACCTCATCAAGCAGTTGAATGATGAGATCCAGAAGGCGCGCAACTGA
- a CDS encoding TRAP transporter large permease, with product MILTLFLLVLLGLIALGMPIAFALLLSALAMMFQLDFFDTQILAQNMLTGANSFTLMAVPLFMLAGELMNAGGISRRIVRLASMFVGHVQGGLGYVAIFASVLLAALSGSAVADAAALGSLLIPMLREKGYDAGQASGLIAAGGIVAPIIPPSISFIIFGVATNVSITKLFFAGIAPGLMMGLTLVAVWTWVARKHGSIKPSPREPWRNRLKALRESIWALMLPVIIIGGLRGGVFTPTEAAVVAAVYALGVSLFVYREIGLRDLLPLFVNAARTTAVVMFLVAAAMVSSYMITLADMPQDLIALLEPVMDQPKLLMFALLLLLTLVGTVMDLTPTILILAPVLMPVVTKAGIDPVYFGVMFVMVGCVGLLTPPVGTVLNVVCGVARINMETICRGVWRYVVAYTGLLVLLVIFPELITVPARWMH from the coding sequence ATGATTCTGACCCTCTTCCTGCTTGTACTGCTGGGGCTGATCGCCCTGGGCATGCCGATTGCCTTCGCGCTGCTGCTCAGCGCGCTGGCCATGATGTTCCAGCTGGACTTCTTCGATACCCAAATCCTCGCGCAGAACATGCTGACGGGCGCCAACAGCTTCACGCTGATGGCCGTCCCGCTGTTCATGCTGGCGGGCGAACTCATGAATGCCGGCGGCATATCCCGACGTATCGTGCGCCTGGCCAGCATGTTTGTCGGGCACGTCCAGGGCGGCCTGGGCTACGTGGCCATTTTTGCCAGCGTGCTGCTGGCCGCCTTGTCCGGCTCGGCGGTGGCCGACGCCGCCGCGCTGGGCTCCTTGCTGATCCCCATGCTGCGTGAAAAGGGGTACGACGCCGGGCAGGCGTCCGGGCTGATCGCGGCGGGCGGCATTGTTGCCCCCATCATCCCGCCGTCCATCTCGTTCATCATCTTCGGGGTGGCTACCAACGTATCGATCACCAAGCTGTTCTTCGCGGGCATCGCCCCCGGGCTGATGATGGGCTTGACGCTGGTGGCGGTATGGACATGGGTAGCGCGCAAGCACGGCAGCATCAAGCCGTCGCCGCGTGAACCGTGGCGCAACCGCCTGAAGGCGCTGCGCGAATCGATATGGGCGCTGATGCTGCCCGTCATCATCATCGGCGGGCTGCGCGGCGGGGTGTTCACGCCGACGGAAGCCGCCGTGGTGGCCGCCGTGTACGCGCTGGGCGTCAGTCTGTTCGTCTACCGCGAGATCGGGCTGCGCGACCTGCTGCCGTTGTTCGTGAACGCCGCGCGCACCACCGCCGTCGTCATGTTCCTGGTGGCCGCCGCGATGGTGTCGTCCTACATGATCACGCTGGCCGACATGCCGCAAGACCTGATTGCGCTGCTCGAACCGGTCATGGACCAGCCCAAGCTGCTGATGTTCGCCCTGCTGCTGCTGCTGACATTGGTGGGAACGGTCATGGACCTGACGCCCACCATCCTGATCCTGGCGCCGGTGCTGATGCCCGTGGTCACCAAAGCCGGCATCGACCCCGTCTACTTCGGCGTCATGTTCGTGATGGTGGGCTGCGTGGGCTTGTTGACTCCGCCCGTGGGCACCGTGCTGAACGTGGTGTGCGGCGTGGCCCGCATCAATATGGAAACCATCTGCAGGGGCGTGTGGCGCTACGTCGTGGCCTACACGGGCCTGCTGGTCCTGCTGGTGATCTTCCCCGAGCTGATCACCGTACCCGCACGCTGGATGCACTAG
- a CDS encoding TRAP transporter small permease: MQAFPSGQRGGSPLARAADWCFALQTWLMVACLVVMVVLLFGNVALRYLFNSGINASDEVSRLAFVWLIFLGAVIALRDHQHIGVTMLVERFGPAARRVSHIFCQLLVLWVLWLMARGSWVQTVIGMDTVLPVTGMRLAVFNTAALYASVAMGLLTVIDIIRVLAGGPLPAESSPEDPSV, translated from the coding sequence ATGCAAGCCTTCCCTTCCGGGCAGCGCGGCGGTTCGCCGCTGGCCCGTGCCGCCGATTGGTGTTTTGCGTTACAGACCTGGCTGATGGTCGCCTGTCTGGTCGTCATGGTCGTGCTGCTGTTCGGCAACGTGGCGCTGCGCTATCTGTTCAATTCCGGCATCAACGCGTCCGACGAGGTATCCCGCCTGGCGTTTGTGTGGCTGATCTTCCTGGGCGCCGTCATTGCATTGCGCGACCACCAGCACATCGGCGTCACCATGCTGGTTGAACGCTTCGGCCCCGCCGCGCGTCGTGTCTCGCACATCTTCTGCCAGTTGTTGGTGTTGTGGGTGCTGTGGCTGATGGCACGCGGCAGCTGGGTACAGACCGTGATCGGCATGGACACGGTGCTGCCCGTCACCGGCATGCGCCTGGCGGTGTTCAACACGGCGGCGCTGTACGCGTCCGTGGCCATGGGCCTGTTGACCGTCATCGACATTATCCGTGTGCTGGCCGGCGGCCCCCTGCCGGCGGAATCCAGTCCCGAAGACCCCTCGGTCTGA
- a CDS encoding LacI family DNA-binding transcriptional regulator: MSIRKPRSSHAGRVTMQEVARRAGVSAITVSRALRTPDKVAEALRLRIARVCQELGYVPNHAASALASARSQTIVVLIPSLSNVVFVDIISGIKEVLDQHGYHMLIGVTGYSPDAEEALLRKYLQHSPDGLILTGIDHNPGTWALLRTQRMATVHTIETLAGAEDMSVGFSQFDSGYAACRHLVERGRRRIGIIGAQLDPRSLRRCEGARQALRDAGCYDATLEIMTPEKSSISLGASLLESLRQQHPDCDAVFFCNDDLAQGAVFQCGRLGVRVPEQMALVGFHDLAGTAWTTPPLSTIATPRYQIGVSAAGLLMQHLAGEPIAQRHVDLGFTLVQRETS, translated from the coding sequence ATGTCCATCCGTAAACCCCGCAGTTCGCACGCTGGCCGCGTCACCATGCAAGAGGTGGCGCGCCGCGCCGGCGTCAGCGCCATCACCGTGTCGCGCGCGTTGCGCACACCGGACAAAGTGGCCGAGGCGCTGCGCCTGCGCATCGCGCGCGTCTGCCAGGAGCTGGGGTACGTGCCCAACCATGCCGCCAGCGCGCTGGCTTCGGCGCGCTCGCAGACCATCGTTGTGCTGATCCCGTCGCTCAGCAACGTGGTGTTCGTGGACATTATTTCCGGCATCAAGGAAGTGTTGGACCAGCATGGCTATCACATGCTGATCGGGGTAACGGGGTATTCGCCGGATGCCGAGGAAGCCTTGCTGCGCAAGTATCTACAGCATTCGCCGGACGGGTTGATCCTGACCGGTATCGACCACAACCCCGGCACATGGGCCTTGCTGCGCACGCAGCGCATGGCCACGGTGCACACCATCGAAACATTGGCGGGCGCCGAGGACATGAGCGTCGGCTTTTCGCAATTTGACTCCGGCTATGCCGCCTGCCGCCATTTGGTGGAACGTGGCCGTCGACGCATCGGCATCATCGGCGCGCAGTTGGACCCGCGTTCATTGCGCCGCTGCGAAGGGGCGCGGCAGGCGCTGCGTGATGCGGGTTGCTACGACGCCACGCTTGAAATCATGACGCCGGAGAAGTCGTCGATCAGTCTGGGGGCGTCCTTGCTGGAATCCTTGCGCCAGCAGCATCCGGATTGCGACGCGGTCTTTTTCTGCAACGATGACTTGGCGCAAGGCGCCGTGTTTCAGTGCGGCAGGCTGGGCGTGCGCGTACCCGAGCAGATGGCCCTGGTCGGCTTTCATGACCTGGCCGGCACAGCCTGGACGACCCCACCGTTGTCCACGATTGCCACGCCGCGTTACCAGATCGGCGTGTCCGCAGCCGGCTTGCTGATGCAGCACCTGGCGGGTGAGCCTATCGCCCAGCGGCACGTGGACCTGGGTTTCACGCTGGTGCAGCGCGAAACCAGCTGA